DNA from Peromyscus leucopus breed LL Stock chromosome 3, UCI_PerLeu_2.1, whole genome shotgun sequence:
atctctatcaGTTTGAGACCGGCCTAatccacagagtgagtttcaggacaaccagggctacagagagaacccCTGTTGTGGAAACAAAGATGGGGAGGGAGGTATTCTACATCACTGAAAGAATCGGAACACAGGTTAAGGAATGGCCCCCAGTTTCCATTTCAAGTCAAATTCGTAGACTGGTTTACCTTTGAGTGTTGCTCTTTTAACTTCATTATTATACCCGGGTCATCTCTCTTGCTAGCCATTAGCAACCGGAACATTTGCTCTCGATACTTGCTCATTATCAGTTCCAAGGCTGACTGGTGTTCTTCCAAGGATGTTCGAAGTTCTATCAAGAACAATGTGCTTTATTCAAGTAAGTTAAGATTATATAAACTATGTTCTTCTATATAACATTCATCAAAACAGTGACATATAGgatatcttaaaaagaaaacatgcaaaaagCTCTTCATTACTTTCTATTGAGATAAAagtttatgctgtgtgtgtgtgcgcgcatgtgcgtgcgcacaccatggcacatgcacagaggtcagaggacaacttgcaattTCACCTTCTACCAGGGGTTCCAGGAATGAAATGCAGGCtgtcgggcttggtggcaagtgcccttgacccactgagacatctctcattAGGTTTTTAAAGTGTTCACTTAAAActcatttcttaaaaatcatttcagaGCTATGAGGCTGGACTGGGGAAAGTTCCACCAAAGTCTAGCACTGCGATGAACCTGGGCACTTAGGCTGAACACTGAAGGAACGAGAATCCTAAACAAGGAGCATCAGTGTGAGGCTCTACCAGGAAACTGATCTGCGATGGCAGAACAAATGCTGTGTGGAGGAGAGCGTggaagaggacagaaaagagaCCAGGAATTGACTGAAGGTCCTTgtacaaggaaagaaaaacaaatgtttaagcAAGAGCATCATGGTCTTTATTCTGGGAGTTCAGACTAACGCTTCTGTTGAAGGGTggagggaaggcagagactgtGCGCAGCCACGCCAGGACACGGAGGAGGGAGCGGAGTTCCTTTACAGGAAACAAAATCAGTGCAAAGCAGATGGTGAGGAAAAGCAGCTAAGATGATGCCAAGCAGGGCAGACCTTCACAGAGAGGACTGGGTAAAGCAGCAGTAAGTACCATCTaggcagagaccagaaaatgagattaaatataaaaaaaagaaacttcagttgactattttcccctttaaaaagaggattctattttattttatgtgtatgtgtgaacacctgcatgtatgtctctgcaccacatatgtgcccggtgccccagaagagggtgtcggatcctctggagATGGAATGATGGGCAGCTGTGAgatgcttgatgtgggtgctgggaattggactgggtcctctgcaagtactcttaaccactgagccatctctctagtccctctgATTTGTGAACATACGAATTAGTCCCACACCAGTACCACAATGGCAGATGAAAGTCCTCTTTCGTGACAATATATCTTACCTTTGTTCTCTTGCTGCAATTCTCTGATCTGTCTGTTTTCTTGCTGGATTCCCATAACTAGTGTGGACCTTGGCCGATGTCTTGCAACTTCATTAAGTTCTTGGATTTCTTCCTGATACTAATGAAAAGATTAAAGTACAACATATGGCAAGTCAGTATTTGTAAATTTTTACCTGCTATATGAATATAAATGAGCAGACCCTCCAAGAGTTAAACAGAAGTATTATATGACCCAACATTCCTTCCTAAGGAAGAGAAAATGTCCATAGTGCCATTACTCataataggaaaaagaaagaagagttcaGTACCCACCCactgaagagagaagaaacaggacaCCATGTATCTCCTTGCAGTATTACTGGGCAATGAAtaggagaaaacaacaacaacaaaacctgacaCATACTACAACCCAGATGAGTTTTAAAACCTGATAAAAGGCCAATCACAAAAGGCACATATCTCATGTCCTACTCACATGCAGTATCTAGAGCAGTTAAATCTACTGGGAAAGGAGCTTAGGGGGTCCAAGGTTGAGAGGGTGGGAAGCTAGAacgatactttaaaaaaaaactatagtttGCTTAGCATGAGCGAGGCCCCAGgtctcatccccagcactgctgaTGAGGGGAGAGGGGGTTGAGATGAAGTCtgtctattatgtagctctggctgtcctggaactctgtagaccaggctggctttgaactcacagagatacatctgcctctgcctcccaggtgctgggattaaaggcatgtaccacaacaCCTGGctggattttgatttttttaaaaagtaggaatTTAACTTtagaattattcatttttcttgagGCATTCTTACTGGATAGCTATCAATGATTTCATCATAAtattcctggttttttttttgttgttgttggttgtttgtttgttttgttttttcaagacagggtttctgtgtgttgttttggtgcctgtcctggatctcgctctgtagaccaggctggtcttgaactcagagagatccacttggctctgcctcccaagtgctgggattaaaggcaagcaccactgtggtggtattctaattgtactgaaatgtgattttaattgtatgttaataaagttgcctgggggtcagagctattagagccatagacagagtgtggcggtggtggcacatgcctttaatcccatagatctctgtgttcagggatacagccagcattggagacatacgcctttaagacctagggggctgtacattcagacagtgacgaggcagtcacgtgtttgggtttacaaccaatgagaaggcagaatgactggaaaatagatttacacacaggaaatagctctctttcgggaagctgggacagcagaaggaagggtgagattttagctctgagctctgacctctctcttttacattgtttctgtgtttcttatttaataagacggttggttacatctacacaccaccacctcctggctcacaTTCCTGGTTCTTAACTTCAGGTGTCAAACTCTTTTGTAAAACAAATCACTCCCAGGTCTACATTAATCACTGCCATCAGGCTGGATGGTCAAAGAGCAGGTGGCTTAGGGAGACACAGCAGCAAAACAGTCACAGGGAACTTGCTCCATCCACTATTTCTGGTGACTTCCAAAAAGCCCCAGTTCAgggctgctttctttctttgtttttcgagacagggtttctctgggtagcccaggctggccttgagctcagagacctgtgtctgccttcctagtgctggaactaaaggtgtatgccaccactgcccggataGGGCTGCTTTCTTAAAAGTTGGAAATCTTTACGGGGGGATGCCTTACACAGTAGGTGAACTTAATCATTTACTGGAAGATTCTTCCACATGTTATTAGCAAGAAGCAAAACCTACTTAATTCCTACTGTAAATGACAGATTTAAAACATGCTAGCAAAAATGAACTTGAAATGACTGCATAGGATAAAAATTAGCTATTTCcttacatcatttaaaaaaaaactatttgctTGTTAAATAACACCCAAGCACTTTTATAAAAAGTATAAACGTCTTGACATTATATAATACAGCAAAATAGCTAATGTGTGCCAATATTAGTGACATGTGTTATCTGGTCTTTATCAAATGCATTTAGATTTAacaatttcacttatttttaattcaaatgtgCTTTTCTGTCAGAAGAGGGATAAAATTTATAGATCTGAAAATAAACCTACCTATGTACGTGTCaccaaaacattttaatataccCTACTCcaaagtgaaacacacacacacacacacacacacacacacacacacacacacacacacacgggaggcgACCTGAAAACTCTAATTAGAAATGATTTGACCAGGTAGTGGTTTACTGTGGTATCTGAACGAGAATGGCTCCCATTGGCTCATAgatctgaacacttggtcaccagggagggACATTATCTGAAAGGATTAGGTGTGGCTTtactagaggaagtgtgtcactggggatggatgggctttgagatttcaaaaagccCATTTCCAGCCGGgagcctctttcttcctgttgcctgtggatgcTGATGTAGAATTCAGTTACTTccgcagcaccatgtctgcctgcaagcagCCATGGTGATacctatgatgataatggacaaaactTTTgaaaactgtaagtcagcccaattaaatgctttcttttgtaagggTTGCCGTGGTCaaggtgtcttcacagcaatagaacaatgactaagacattTATGATTTAAGTGTTGCCCAAGTATCAATGAAGCTTTGTTTAAGTGAgccagcaaagaaaaacaaacctgcTTCATCGCTTCCACTCGCTTGCTGAGGGCCGTGGTCTGCTCGATGAGAGACTCTGCTGCATCGTCATGGTCTCGCAACCTTTCGACAAGGGCTTTGGCATCAGCAAGTGCCTTCTCAATTGTGCAGCTCATTTCTAAAGGAATaccaataataaattaaaatcaggACTCAAAGTCAACGTATCACCATACCTTACTTTTACTGCATTATAGATATGCTTCTTAAGCTTCACTTTCTAAAACTGTTCATTATTTGGTATTCTGTTGGGATACTATGAACttaaatgaaaatctaaaaagaTTCTCCCTAtgcccctatacacacacacattctctctctctctctctctctctctctctctctctctctctctctctctctctctctctctctcaaaacaacagcCAAGCTGGCTTTTGTGTGCTTTGCTATGTCAAAGTCTCAACCTCCTCCTGGATGAGCTACTGAATGTTATGTAAAGTGACATAATCTCAATTCCTGCATTTTTCTTATGGGAGGGAAAAGTTTCAACAGAGAATACCATTAGCCACTATAGGCAACTTTCAGTATGTTTTAAAGAGACACTAAAGGGGATGTTGAGATGGTTGAACAAGGAACAGAAGCATCGGGTGTTCAGCTGCATTCTGAAGGAGTCACCAAGGGCAACACTTAacagcagcaagagagagaggagccttGAAGAGGCCAGGCCTGGGAGGCAGTGTAGCAGCAGCGACACAAAGGCTGGCCATCTGCTGCACGGGGGCCACAGTCCAGAGGGTAAACCTCCCCTCTGCAAGGTGGGGGTGAACAAGAGTTCCAGCAGTGATCACAGCTGCTGAGAAGGATaacctggaacccacacagtggtCTTACAGTGGAGGCTGATTGACAGGCTAATctccaaagcaaaacagaaatttgaaaaaacAAGGGGTCCCTGCCTATAACAGATtccacaaaaaaagagaaatgtaagaaATGCTGGATATAGAATTCAGCAAAgctgggtagatctctgtgagttagaggccagcctggtctacatagtgagttataggacagctAGACTACAGTGAGACACTGACTCAAATAAATAATACGtaaggaaacaaacaaagaattcaggagaataatttttaaaagagaatggttaacagtgtttgctgctcttgcaaaggactgtagtttagttcccagcacccatggggtggggtgggggagacggctcacaaccatctttaactccagctccagggatccaacattctctggcctctgcagatactccaatgcatgtgtgcatacctacacagacacacacaaaccctgaaaaaagaaaaaaaagaaagaaaaaaagaaaaaaaaactaaacagaaatctTAGAATCTAAGAAGAATTCAATAAAATGGTTTAAGataaattttgttgttggttgtttttgctcttttacttactcttttggctctttgttctttggacTTTTgagggcccactacccagctcccaaataaatcacacatggaggcttattcttaattataaatgcacagccttggcttggcttatttcttgccagcttttcttaactttaaaatatcccacctaccttttgcctattggctttttccttttctctatatcttactttcactcttactccatggtggctggctgggtgtcttatccctagcatcctcctctttcttgttttcttgctccttcttctcccagatttctccttctatatattctctctgcctgccagccccacctatcctttctcctgcctccctattggctgttcagctctttcacagaccatcaggtgttttagacaggcaaagtaacacagcttcacagagttaaacaaatgtaacataaaagaatgcaacacatctttgcatcattaaaacaaatgttccacaacataaacaaatataacacatcttaaaataatatttcacaacagaacTTATAGCACATAAAATGTTTGTATTGGAATCTAAGATCTCTAAAATCAATTATCCAAGTCCCAACCTTGAGAAAGTAGGAAAAGAGCAGAATAAACCCCAAGTAAATAGAAGGTAAAACCCAGTAAAACCAAAGGCCAGTTCTTTAAAGCAAAGAGGGTGGTGTGAGTGtgtaatgggggtggggggcgtgtAGAGAGAGATCCCAAGAGAGATTGAATAACCAACTCAAGAACAAATGaagagccagcagtggtggcccatAATTTGGTAACCCCAGTACCCAAGAGTCTGCGGCAGGGGCATCAAGAGAAGGAGTCCAATCTGGGTCACAGTCTGTCTCAACTCCCAGTCCCTTAAAGAACAAGAGAAATCACTGCAGAACCATAATTCACTCTAAACACATCTTATATACATGAATTAGATAATTAAGATTAAACagatttgtggtggtttgaaagaaaatggcccccaaagagagtggcactattaggagtggccttgctggaggaagtgtgtcactgtggggtggctttgaggtctcttgctcaagcttctctcagtgtgacagtcagctgacttcctgttgcctctgagtcaagatgtcaagatgtaaggactgtcagctccagcacatctgcctgcatgctgtcatgctccctgccatgatgatggactgaaccccgAAACTGTAAGTGatccaccccaattaaatgtttcctttataagacctGCCCTGGTCATgtcatctcttcacagcaattaaaaaccctaactaggacaagaTTAATTCCTCAAAAACCACAAAGGACAAAAAGTCatacaagaagaaacaaataatTGGTAATACACCTATAACTATTATAGTCACTGGAGTTACATAACCAAATTCCTAAAGCTATTTTCTAATAAGTTTAAATAGTAAAGAAATTGGAGTTAAAAAATATCCTGCAAAAGAGGCTCCACATCCAGAGAGCTTCAGTGGCAAGTCCTACAATACaccaagggctggagacatggctcagcagtcaactgcactgctgctcttgtagagtgGGTACCcatgagtggctcacaaccattcctaactctagttccaggggacctgaccgAGACCCTCTTATGaactccatgggcactaggcacgCACCtggagcacatacatacatgcaggcaaaaggctcatacatacaaaataaaacaaataagtctaaaaatttattaaaaaacaaaacaccaaaagaaataaaatcatgtcTTGTTCAAGGGTCAGGCAGGTCAATATGGGCActatcttagaaaacaaaacaaagcaaacagtattatacaatttctttaaggaaactgAACACTTATATGGtggggaatggtggcacacacctttaatctcagcactccagaagcagaggcagatagatctttATGAGCTtcagggcagcctgatctacaaggaaagaccctatctcaaataaacaaacaaacaaacaaataatgaaaataaaaggaaagaaaagaaaagaaaacactttcagATTCATAAAGCAATTCAGCATTTAAAAGATCTCAACATTATTCTGACACCAAAACCATATAAAAAGActaggagaaaaacaaaataggggttggggatttagctcagtggtagagcgtttgcctagccagcacaaggtcctaggttcgGGCCTCAGCtcggacaaaaacaaaaaacaaacaaaaaaacaacaaaaaaccccacagaatAAAATTTCTCATGAATATAGTATAAAGACTAAATACTTTCCCCACTAAAATTATAACAAGGTAAGGATGTTCCAAATACCGATCTTGTTGCTAGGGCAATAAGGGTAGGGGGAAAGTATCAACTGGGGTGCATACAAGAAAACTGCTCTGATTTGTGGTCCATGCTGCTACACTGAAAatcccaaagaataaaaacaatgtcTCTCAATGTGTTTAAAAAGAGACAGGAGTCAAGTGAGGTACACAGAGAACACAAacttgggtggggagggaggtggggaagacatGAGAGGAACTGGgggatgaatataatcaaaatacagtctatgaaattttcaaaaactaaaaatgtaaaacataaaattCCTACAATCTATGATTTTAGCATGTCCATTGGATACAAGAACCAACTGTTCTTCTATAAGTTAGCAATGACAATTTGGAAACAgaattaaatatacaaaaattaggTAATGTATATTACATGAATTAATTCCTGAGAACCCACCAATGACAAAATGTCACAAAAAGAAATGAGGGTATAATAATGTTCCTAGAACCATTTAAAAAGCTACATTCATAATTATGCATACATTATAATTGATATAATAGATAAATGAAATTCTTAGGCATACCCAAAATATATACAGGATCTATATGCTGGCAACTACAAAATGCTAGCAGAAAACGAAGTGGGATCTAAATATGTGGAGAAAATACTGTGCTCAAGGATTTAAAGACTCAATAGGTTTTCAGCTATCAGTCTAATGCATCTAGAAACTGACAAGCTGATTTTTAACTCCTATAAAAAGCAAGGAAACCCAAATCACCAAAACCATCTTGCAGAGATATCAAAGTGTATGATTTAAGACTCACTTTGCATAAAGCATAGCAACAAGACTGCTCTGATAGTCTGAGACAGAACAGAGACCCAGAAACAGGCCCACAGAAGGGTGACccatttatttctgaaaatgtgCAAAGGGAGCTGGGTGTGATGCTCACACTCCTGTAATTCAAGTAttgagaaggctgaggcaggaagatcactacTGGGGAATATTATATTAAGGTGCgttacttctgtttatgctgcatttgtttaactctgtgaagccgtgttactgtgcctgtgtaaaatacctgatggtctaataaagaactgaacggccaatagagagtcaggagaaaggatagccggagctggcaggcagagaatacacagagggagaaatctgagaggagaaaagaagtagccagagaaggaggacatcaggCCAGCTACCCATGGAGTaatagtgaaagtaagattacagaaataagaaaggtaaagacccagaggcaaaagatatacaggataacttaaagttagaaaagctaataagaaaaaaaaacaaactaaggccgggcatttataattaagactaCGCCTCCATGTGTAATTAATTTGGGACCTGGGTGGCAGctcccgcccccccaaaaaaggagaaaaaccaacaaacataTCACTGCAAGCTTGGGGCTAGCATGAACtaccacatagtgagttcaaggccagcttgggctacacaaagTCCAAGGACGAAAGAGCAAGGTTTGAAGGCAAGTCAAAGACTATTATGTGCTAGAAAGATACTCAGTGGTAAACAGTGCTGGCCGCTTAGCTATGAGGATGATAGTTTAGACACCAAGACCCTTGTCAGGCGGCTCACAAGTGTCACTAACCCGAGTTTcaatctgaagccctcttctgattgTCAAGGGCACccgcacatgtgtgtacacacatacccactttttttttttttttaaaagaaaggttaGTATTTTTTCAACAAATGGCATTGGAAGAACTAGACACCTATATGCCGGAAAGTAATCACAGCACAATTCTTATTTGGTTTATATAAAACTTTATGGTTTATAGAAAGCTTTTCTCAAAATGGAGCACAAATTTtagtataaaatgaaaaatggtgATATTATAAGGGGAAAAAAGGGGGCCAAGAAAAATTTCTGTAATCTGGAGATAGTCAAAGTTTTTTAGGCATGATACTGAAAGCATGAAACTTTATGTAAACCATAAAAACCACTGATAAATCAGGTTTCATCCAGATGATAAACTGACTACCAGACAGCTAAGCCAGTCTGGAGAAGACAAAGGAGACCTGGAGTAAGCATGTCCAGGTTACACATCTGATGAAGTACTCATCTAGGAAAAATGTCAACGTAGCAAGAAGaagtctaattttaaaaatggccaAAAGACTTTAATTTACACAAAAGACTAAAAGATacacagatggggggggggaagcacaTGGAAAGATGTTTACTGTCCTTTAATTTCTGACATCCATCACAGCCCTACTCAGACTGCTAGGTAATGCGACTTGGACTAGGCTCTGTCCCCCCACCGTCTGtgctgagggtcaaactcaggttgtcaacgTTGGTGGCAAGCCCAATAATTCTAGTTAATTGAAAATGGTAGCTTTCTGGACCTGAAGAATACCATCTTATTTTGTTGAAATGTTACTCTTTTTTTCCACTAAGGAAATAAACTCAAGGGTTCCAAATGCAGGAGCTGAGCCGGTAGGGCCCGGACTGGACCTCCACAGCCAAGCTGGTCCTGAGACCCCGCTTGCTTCTTCCTATGTAGAAACTGTCTCAGCATcctgaggcagaaagaacaaaTTCCCTGACTCCACAAAATGGAACTTctaaaagatttaaattttttcaagtCAGCCAAGGTAGATGTATAtgaagaacaatttaaaaaacaacaaaattttacttttttcaaaTAACTACAAAAATCTAGCAATCGTTTTAAGTATACATTAAATTAAGCAATGAACatggtgggtttttaaaaaaaggactactttaaaaatgttctctaGGCTGCACAAAAACTAACAAAGTGAACTACATTTTTACATCTTAGAAGTATAAAAATCCATTTACCCAGAAAGAATCATAAACAGATAACTCAATGCctaattttattaacatttcagA
Protein-coding regions in this window:
- the Fgfr1op2 gene encoding FGFR1 oncogene partner 2 isoform X1, whose protein sequence is MSCTIEKALADAKALVERLRDHDDAAESLIEQTTALSKRVEAMKQYQEEIQELNEVARHRPRSTLVMGIQQENRQIRELQQENKELRTSLEEHQSALELIMSKYREQMFRLLMASKRDDPGIIMKLKEQHSKIDMVHRNSCEGFFLDASRHVLEAPQHGLERRHLEANQNELQAHVDQITEMAAVMRKAIEIDEQQGCKEQERIFQLEQENKGLREILQITRESFLNLRKDDASESTSLSALVTNSDLSLRKS
- the Fgfr1op2 gene encoding FGFR1 oncogene partner 2 isoform X2, which translates into the protein MSCTIEKALADAKALVERLRDHDDAAESLIEQTTALSKRVEAMKQYQEEIQELNEVARHRPRSTLVMGIQQENRQIRELQQENKELRTSLEEHQSALELIMSKYREQMFRLLMASKRDDPGIIMKLKEQHSKELQAHVDQITEMAAVMRKAIEIDEQQGCKEQERIFQLEQENKGLREILQITRESFLNLRKDDASESTSLSALVTNSDLSLRKS